Part of the Deltaproteobacteria bacterium genome is shown below.
TCGTCCCATGGTTCTGGGCTTCGCTCCTCTTCCTCATCGTGCCCTTCGTCATGCTCATGAGCCCCAAGGTGCGCCGTGACCACAAAAAGCTCGTCACGCTCTGCGTCATCGCCTTCCTCGGCGTGTGGATCGAGAAGGGCATGGCGCTCGTGCTGCCCGGCTTCATCCCAAGCCCCATAGGCGAGTTCAGCGAGTACTCTCCGTCGTGGATCGAGATATTCAACTCCATCGGTTTCTGGGCCACGGGATTCTTCGTGCTCACCATCCTGCTCAAGGGCGCGGTGGGCATACTGACCGGCGAGATAAAGTACTCCCACCTGCCCCGCTGATGCGGCCCGGCCCGCGTATGCGCAGGGGCCTGGAGGGATCTTCAAGAAACGCATAAAAGGAGTGTTCCTGTGAAAAAGATCGATATCACCACAGCCGTTTTCGTGGTCCTCTTCACGGCGTCTGCGGCCCTCGCCGCCGAGGAGGGGCACGGCGCCCACGGCCTCGGCACCTCGGGCGAGGACACGACACCGCTCACCGAGTGCTTCGAGAGCAGGGAGAAGTACACCACCGTAGAGATAACGGAGATCGAGCCGGGCTGGCCCAACGTCAAGTGCTCGAGGCGCACGGGAGGGGTGCTATGGTGGGGAGACCCCTTCTACGGCACCGAACCCATGGGGGAGATGCCCATAGAGGCCGACTACAGCCACGAGGAGGCCGTCGTGAGGCCGCGCACCGAGAAGCTCCAGTACTTCATGCCCTGCTCGGTCTGCCACAACGGCGAGACCGTGCCGTTCCCCAAGGACAAGAAGCCCAGGCTGCTGCAGATGCACCAGGATATAGTGCCCAACTCGCTGGAGCTCAAGCACGGACGCGGCGCCATATGGTGCCTCGACTGCCATAACGCCAAGAACCGCGACACCCTCGTCGACCACTTCGGCGGCGAGATAAGCTTCAACCAGCCCCAGCGCCTGTGCGGCAAGTGCCACGGCGAGGTCTACAAGGACTGGCGCGACGGCATACACGGAAAACGCATAGGCATGTGGGTGAAGGGGGGAAAGAAGCGCTGGTGGGTCTGCACCGAGTGTCACAACCCCCATACGGTCCAGACCAGGCGCTTCGACAGGCTCCGCCCCGAGCCGGCACCGGCCCTTCCCAAGGGCATGAAGAACGCCGACCATGAGCGCCACCACGGCGGAGGTCACGGCGGCGGCCATTGACGGGCCGGGGCCGGCTCGGCCTTAACGGCCGCGTCTGCTCCGGGGCCGGCTTCGAGGCTCCAGGCCCGGCACAGCTTCAAGCTGTGCCGGGTTTTTTTCGCCGGAGGACCTTGCCGCCGCCCCGGGGCTTGACATGGGGCGGCGGCGTTCCTACATTAATATTTGGGAAAACTCTGACTGATTACCCTGATGGAACCTTTAACGCCCTGCGGATCATCCCGATTGTGCTTGCACAATCGGGATGATCCGCAGGGAATTAAAAGTCTTTGAAGGGGGGCTGGGGGAAACTTTCTACAGAAAGTTTCCCCCGGAACTGCTTTGGGGGAGACTTTCTGTAGAAGGGCCATAGGCCCGCGTTCCCCCGTACCCTCTCGTATGTTATCCGGATCTTCGGCGGCGGCGGATGCGGGCGGGAGCCCCCCTTCAGACTTGAAAAAGTTTTCCCCGGGGTGATTGATCAGAGCTTATGGCGCGCGGAAGCGTTTGCGAGGCTGCGGATAGGCCGGCTGCGGCGTTGTCTTCGCCGGCCGGTGTTGTATGCCGCAGGGAGGTGCTGTCAAGTCGCGGCGGTGCGGGAGGCGGAGGGTGCCCATCCTGTAAAGCGGTTTGACAAGGCCTGAAAAAAAATATATAGTACAGACTCAAGGAGGCGCAGATGGGCAAGATCATAGGAATAGACCTGGGCACCACCAACTCGGTCGTCGCCGTCATGGAGGCGGGCGAGCCCAAGGTGATAGTGAACGAGGAGGGCCACAGGATAACCCCCTCGGTCGTGGCCTTCACCAAGGACAAGGAGATACTGGTCGGTCAGGTGGCCAAGCGTCAGGCCGTCACCAACCCGGAGAACACCATATTCTCCATCAAGAGGTTCATGGGCCGCACCTACGACGAGGTCACCGAGGAGATGAAGATGGTGCCCTACAAGGTCCGCAAGGACGCCCAGGGCAGGGCCGTCGTACACTCGGACAACATGGGCAGGGACTATCTTCCGCCCGAGATATCGGCCATGATACTGCAGAAGCTCAAGCGCTCGGCCGAGGCCTACCTGGGCGAGTCGGTGACCGAGGCCGTCATAACGGTGCCGGCCTACTTCAACGACAGCCAGCGCCAGGCCACAAAGGACGCTGGCAAGATAGCGGGCCTCGAAGTCAAGCGCATCATAAACGAGCCCACCGCCTCGAGCCTCGCCTACGGGCTGGACAAGAAGAAGGACGAGATCATCGCCGTCTACGACTTCGGCGGCGGCACGTTCGACATATCGATCCTCGAGGTCGGCGAGGGTGTCTTCGAGGTGAAGAGCACCAACGGCGACACCCATCTCGGCGGCGACAACTTCGACCAGAGGATTATCGACTGGCTCGTCTCGGAGTTCAAGAAGGATCAGGGCATCGATCTCTCCAAGGACAGGATGGCGCTGCAGAGGCTCAAGGAGGCGGCCGAGAAGGCGAAGATAGAGCTCTCCAGCGTGGCGGAGACCGAGATAAACCTCCCCTTCATAACGGCCGACTCGACGGGACCCAAGCACCTTGTCATAAGGCTTTCGCGCTCCAAGCTCGAACAGCTCGTAAACGATCTCGTCGAGCGCAGCCGCAAGCCCTGCGAACTCGCGCTCAGCGACGCCGGGCTCAAGGCGTCGGACATAGACGAGGTCGTGCTCGTGGGCGGCATGACGCGGATGCCGCTCATCCAGCAGATGGTCAAGGAGTTCTTCGGCCGCGAGCCCCACAAGGGCGTCAATCCCGACGAGGTCGTCGCCGTCGGCGCGGCCATACAGGGCGGCGTGCTCGCCGGAGACGTGCGTGACGTGGTGCTCCTCGACGTAACGCCGCTTTCGCTGGGCGTGGAGACGCTGGGCGGTGTTATGACGACCCTCATCCCACGCAACACGACCATACCGACCAAGAAGAAGGAGACCTTCACCACGGCGGCCGACAACCAGTCGCAGGTGGAGATACACGTGCTCCAGGGCGAGCGCCCCATGGCGCGCGACAACCGCACGCTCGGAAGGTTCCATCTCATGGGCATACCTCCGGCTCCCCGCGGAGTGCCGCAGATAGAGGTGACCTTCGACATTGACGCCAACGGCATCCTCAACGTCTCGGCCAGGGATACGGCCACGGGCAAGGAGCAGAAGATCACCATCACGGCCTCGAGCGGCCTCGACAAGGAAGAGGTCGAAAAAATGATCAAGGACGCCGAGGGACATGCCGAAGAGGATAGGAAGAGAAAGGAGCTCATCGAGCAGCGAAACCAGCTCGACTCGCTCATCTACTCCACCGAAAAGCTCCTCAAGGAGAACCGTGAAAAACTGCCCGAGGCCGAGCGCACCGAGATGGAGGAGGCCGTAAACTCCGCCAAGTCCACGCTCGAAAAGGAGGACATGGATGAGATAAAGGCGGCCGTGGAGAAGCTCAACTCGGTATCGCACAAGGTGGCCGAGCTCCTCTACAAGCAGGCGGCCGGGACCCCGGGAGCCGGCGCCCAGGCCGAGCAGCCGCGGGAAGAGGAAAAGCCCGCGGACGTGGTGGATGCGGAAGTGGTGGACGACGACAAGAAGGAGTCCGCATAGCGTTGCGCGGCCCGGCCGCCCCGGCGGCGGGGCGGCCGGGCCGACCGCATCGCCCCTTCCTTCCACCCGTCCGCAAGCCCTCCCTGCCCGGCGCAACACCACGAGCCCGGTTGAACAAGAGCCCTTCAAGGAGGAAAGCCGTCCCTTGGGGAGGCCATCTGACAGAGGACCGCATGCCCCCTTTCCCCGTCCTTTCCGGGCCCCTCCGGTGTCGGCCGCGGTGACCCGGAGCTTTCTCTTCTCCCCGCGATCCTCACGGCAAGGGCTGCCTGGATCGACGGTTCGGGGAAACGTTAAAGGGGTGCCTGCCGGCGGACGCCGCACAGGGCAGTGACGTCATGGTTCAGGGCAAGGATTATTACAAGATACTCGGCGTTTCAAAGGACGCGAGCGACGAGACCATAAAGAAGGCCTATCGCAGGCTTGCGCGCAAGTACCACCCCGACCTCCATCCCGGCGACAAGGAGATGGAGAGGAAGTTCAAGGAGATAAACGAGGCCTACGGCGTGCTGGGCAATCCCGACAGGCGCAAGGAGTACGATCTGTCGGGCAAGGTCTCCTTCGAGGGCATGGGGCCGGCCTACAGCGGCTTCGACTTCAAGGACTTCGGCTTCAACTTCGGCGGCTTCGAGGACATATTCAGCGAGGTCTTCGGCGCCAGGGCGCGGCGCAAGGGACCGGTGCGCGGCAAGGACGTGGAGCACGCGCTCCACATCGACTTCGTCGACGCCTGTCTCGGAACGGAGGTCGAGGTCGTCACCCCCAAGAGCGGTTTTCTGCGCGGCGGCGAGAAGGTGAAGGTCAAGATACCTCCGGGGGTGAGGAGCGGCACGAGGGTGCGCGTGGCGGGCCGGGGCGAGCCCGGTGTGATGGGGGGGCAGCCGGGTGACCTCTACCTGCGCATATTCGTCAACCCCCATCCCTACTTCAGGCGGGTCGACAACGACATATACCTCGATGTGCCCATAACCATCGGCGAGGCCATCACGGGCCGCGAGATCAGGGTGCCCACGCTGGACGGCATGGCCACCGTCAAGATACCGCCGGGCACGCAGGGCGGCCAGAAGCTGCGGCTCAAGGGCAAGGGCGTGCCCACCCCGGGCGGCAGGCGCGGCGACCAGTACCTCATCATAAAGGTCGCCATTCCGAAGAACATCGACGCCAAGTCCAGGCGGCTCATAGAGGAGTTCGAGAGTATAAATTCCTATGACCCGCGAAGAGGATTGTGGTAAAATAAATCAAGGCCTTCCACTGCGGACAGGATGCGGCATGTGACCAGGCGGCTTCGGCGGCTGCGAATTTTCCCGAGGGGTTCACTATGACTGAGCTCGAGGCCCTGAAAGAGAAACTCGGTCCCAGGGCCCAGGCGGTCCTGGACAGGGCGATAGAAGAGAGCAAGAACCGCAACCACTTCTACCTCGGTGTGGAGCACATCTTCCTCGCCTTCGCCAGGGTGGAGGAGACCTTCTTCAGCGAGGTCATGGAGGACCTCAATCTCGACGCCTACCACGTGCTCAACTTCCTCAACGAGCACCTCAACGTCTCGCGCCAGTACATAGGCGTGGGGCTCAAGGTCCCGCCCGCCACCAAGAACATCTTCAAGCTCGCCTGGGAAGAGGCCCAGCGCTGGGGCCGCGACGAGCTCGACCCGACGGACCTGCTCATGGCCATCTTCCAGGAGAACCAGAGCCTGCCGGCCAGGATATTCCGAAGCTTCGGGCTCGACCCCGACTACGTGATGCGCAAGATCGCGCTTCGCGTAAGGAGCAAGGAAGAGATGGAAGAGGAGATCAAGAAGAAGTACGAGCTCCCGCCAAACCTCAAGCACTTCGCCGTCAACCTCAACAAGCTGGCAAGGTTCGACAAGATACCGCCCATCATAGGCCGTGACGCCGAGCTCGAGCAGCTCATCGAGGTCCTCTGTCACATCGACCGCAGCAACTCGGTCATGGTCGTCGGCGAGCCCGGCGTGGGCAAGACGGCCGTCGTCGAGGGGCTTGCGCGTCTCATCGAGCTCAACCCCTCGCGCGTGCCCCGCAGGCTGCGCGACAAGCACATCGTGAACCTGCAGATGAACTCCGTCGTGGCCGGCACCATCTTCCGCGGCATGTTCGAGGACAGGGTCGAGAAGATCATAAAGGAACTCAAGGAGCGCAAGAACATCATCCTCTTCGTCGACGAGGCCCACACCCTCATCGGAGCGGGCAGCGCCATGGGCGTGCCCTCCGACGCGGCCAACATCTTCAAGTCCACGCTCACCCGCGGCGAGGTCCAGATAATAGGCGCCACCACGCTCGCCGAGTACAAGGAGTTCATCGCCGAGGACGAGGCCCTGGCGCGCCGCTTCCGCACGGTGCAGATCGAGGAGCCCTCAATCGACGACACCCGCTCCATACTGATGGGCATAAAAGGCAGGCTCGAGAGGAACTACTCGGTCACCATCCTCGACGAAACCATAGAGACGGCCCTTGAGATGAGCTCGCGCTACATGCGCAGCCTCAGGCTTCCCGACAAGGTCATAGGCTGGCTCAACACGGCCTGCGTCAAGGTGGAGATAAACCGGCCCGACGAGCCCGTCCGCCCCGACGACGTCATCGAGGTCATAAGCCAGGAGACGAAGATACCGCGGGACATGATCTTCCGCGACACGACGGCCCGCTTCCGCGACATGGAGAAGGCGCTTTCCAGGAGGCTCGTTGGCCAGCGCGAGGCCATAGACTCCCTTGCAAGGAGGCTGCGCCTCAACAAGGGGCCGCTCAAGGAGAATTTTTCCCGCCCCGACGGCGTGCTCCTCTTCCTCGGCCCCACGGGCGTGGGCAAGACCGAGCTTGCAAGGGCCCTTGCCGAGTTCCTCTTCGGCGACGAGAAGAAGATGATCCGCATCGACATGAGCGAGTACAAGGACTCGGCTGTGTCGGTGGACAAGCTCATCGGCATGCCCCGCGGCATAGTGGGCTCCGAGCGCGGCGGGATACTCACCAACCAGGTCCGCGAGAACCCCTACTCCGTGGTCCTCCTCGACGAGGTGGAGAAGGCCCATCCCTTCGTGCTCAACCTCTTCCTCCAGGTATTCGACGAGGGATGGCTCACCGACGGCCGCGGAAAGCGCGTCTACTTCAGCGACACGGTCATCATCATGACGAGCAACCTCGGCGCCGACGAGTTCAAGAGGTTCGTCAAGCCCCTCGGTTTCATGGGCGAGGACTCGAGTGTGGACAACCTCAAGAAGTCCATAATGAAGGAGGTGGAGAACGCCTTCACGCCCGAGTTCCTCAACCGCATCGACGACATAATCATCTTCTCGCCCCTGACGCGCAAGGAGGTCTCCCGCGTGACCCACATGTACCTGGACAAGATAAAGGAGCACATGGCGAGGCACGGAAAGCACCTCGTCGTCACCGAGGCCGCCGTTGACAGGCTCGTCGAGACGGGCTACAGCGCCAAGTACGGCGCCAGGTTCCTGAAGCGCAACATAGATGACAAGGTAAAGATACCCCTGACCCTCAAGTGGAAAGAGGGCGACGTGTTCCGTGTGGACGCCTCGAGCGGCGACGACGTCGTGACCGTCGAGGTCGAGGAACTGCCCGAACCGGTCCTCGTCTGAAGGGGAGGCCGGGGCGGCGTCCGGGGGCGCGGCGGGCCGGTGTGGAGGGCGCCCCCGCCTGAGGCGACATGTCCCCGCGCCGGGGGCTTTGGGAGAGGCGGGCCCTCCGCACGAAGATGCGGCGGGCCGGGCGGGAGGGCGCCCCGCCTGAGACGAAATATCCCCAGCCCCGGAGGGCCTTGGGGAGAGCGCGGGCCCTCCGCACGAAGATGCGGCGGGAAATCCTACGGAGGTCTTCTCTTGATAAAGAACATACTCGTTGCTCTCGACGGCTCCGACCACTCCACGGCCGCAGCCGACTGGGCCCTGTGGCTCGCCCGTCGCCTGGGGGCCGACCTCTCGGCTCTCCACGTCGTCGACATCGTGGCGCTCGAGGGGCCTTTCTTCCATGACCTCTCCGGTTCGCTGGGGTTCGAGCCCTTCCTCAACTTCTCTTCCAGCATGAAAGAGATAATGGAGTCCAACGGCCGCGAGATACTGGCCTCCTTCAAGGAGAGCTGCGGCGAGGCGGGTGTGGAGGCCCACGACCACATGGCCTACGGCGTTGTGACTACCGAGATATGCGAGCGCGCCACGGTGGCCGACCTCGTCATACTGGGCCGCCGCGGCGTCAACGCCAGGTTCGAGTACGGCATGCTCGGCTCGGTGACCGAGGGGGTCATCCGCAAGTCTCCCAAGCCGGTGCTCGTCGTGCCCGAGAAGTTCAAGCCCCCATGCAGGCCGCTTCTCGCTTACGACGGCGGCCACAGCGCCAGCAAGACCATGCACTCGGCCGCCGAGTTCGCAAAGGCCCTCGACCTCGCCCTCACGGTCGTCGCCGTCGGCGGGGAAGAGGCCGAATCGCTGCTCAGGGACGCCGAACACTACCTCGCCTCCTACGAGGTGGAGGCCGATTTCGTGAAGCTCGAGGGCGACCCTCCGACGGCCATAGCCGAGTATGCGCGAGGCGAGGGGAAGGACCTCCTCTTCATGGGGGCCTCCCACCACGCAAGGCTCGTGGAGATGGTGCTCGGCTCGACGACCGAGTACGTCATGAGGGCCGTGGAGCGGGCCTTCTTCATCGAAAGGTAGGGCGGCGGAGCGGGGAAGGCCCGGCCGACGCCGCCGCGAAGGGCCGGATAGTCCTTGACTTGCCGGGACAAAAGACGTACTATATATATGTAGAAAAGGAGTCTTTAATGGATCTCGAGACGTTTCGCAGGCTTGAGGAGGCTCTTGAGAAGCTGCTGCAAAGTCACGGTGCGTTAAAGGAGGAGAAGAGGTTACTTACTGAAAGGCTTAGGGAGAAGGAATCCGAGATCGAAGGGCTCAAGGAGAGGCTCGAAAAGCTCGATTCGGAGAAGGAGCTTATCAGGGACAAGGTAGACGGACTTCTTAACAAGCTCGAGGGCTTCATCTAAACTTCCGGGGGTCTCGTCTTGGAAGGCGTCGTTGAAGTCAAGATACTGGGCCAGACGCTCATCGTCAAAAGCGATGGAGACGAAACCTATGTGCGCGCCGTCGAGGAGCACTTGAGAGAGCAGATAGAAGAGGTCAAGCGCTATACAAAGGCCGTATCCACACTCGATGTCGTACTGCTTACGGCGCTTAATATCACCGGAGAGCTTGTAAAGACGAAGAAGCAACTGGACAGCTTACTTGCAAGGTCGGAGGAACTTACGCGCCAGATTGAACAGAGGAGATGACGGGCTTCTCCCCTGCGGTGTTCGTGATCGATTGGTGATTTTTAGAACCAACACAAACGGTCAGGGAGCCTGCTCTGTCCGTGGCCGGCGTATCCCCCTGCGGGAAGGCCGAAAGCGGTTACCGGGCGCCCACCTATGAACCACGGGTTCATAAATACTTTCGACACGGCACAGGCGGGGGAGAACTTTATACGGCCCTTCCAAACCCTCCCGACCAGCCCGCAAGTCCCTGCCCGCCTTCCTTCAGGCCGATCCGCCCATGCGGAGCCGCGCCTGTAGATTCCCACACTGCCGGTCCCTGGCCGTCCATCGGCCGTCCTTACCCGAAAGCCGAAGCATACACGGACGGACAGAGGTCTCCACTACCATGGCGGCAGCCGCGGCCAAGAAACGGCTTAGAAGCGAGATGCTCGCAAGGCGTCACGCCCTTGCGCCCCGGTCGGTGAGCTCACTGGGCGAGGCGGTGCGGCTCAGGCTCGCATCGACGCCGGAATACGCGGCCGCCCGTACCGTGGCGCTCTACTGGGCCGTGGACAACGAGGTCCCCACGGCCGCCATAGTGGCCGACGCCCTGGCGGCGGGCAAGTCGGTCTGTCTGCCGAGGGTGAATGGGCGGAGCCTGAGCTTCCACAGGGTTCTCGACACGGCAACACTCCGTCCCGGCAGCTACGGCGTGCCCGAGCCCCCCGACGACGGCCAGCCCCTGCGGGCCTGCGACTTCGACCTCGTCGTCGTGCCCGGCGTGGCCTTCGACATGCGCGGCGCGAGGCTCGGCTACGGCATGGGCTACTACGACCGGTGGCTCGCCGGTGTGAGCGCGCCGGTGGCAGCGCTCGCCTACGACTTCCAGGTGGTGGAAGAGATGGAGACCGACGGTCACGACGTGCCCGTGACCGTCATAGTCACCGACAGGAGAGTACTCAGGCCGCGGCCGCGGGACCGCGGCCATCACATATAGAAAGGGGTGTTGCGGAGATGGGAATATCGATGGCGTTCACCGTCACGGCCGTGGCCGTGCTGGCCATGCTGGCCGGCGTGGCCCTGGGGTACGTATTCAGGAAGAGCTTTCTGGAGAAGAGCCTCGAAGGGGCCAAGAACTCTGCCGAGAACATCATAGCCGATGCCAGGAAAGAGGCCGATAACATACTCAAGGAAGCGAGCCTTCAGGCCAAGGACAGGATATACCAGAGCAAGCTCGACCTCGAGCGGGAACTGAAGGAGAGCCGAAAGGAGATAAGCAACCTCGAAAAGAGGCTCGTGGCCAAGGAGGAGAGCCTCGACAAGAAGTTCGAGTCCCTGGACCGCCGCGACGCCGAGCTCAAAAAGCGCGAGAGGAACCTGGACAACCAGGAGCGCAGGCTCGCCGACAGGGAAAAACAGATCGAGAAGGTGCTTGCCGAGCAGAGGAGCAGGCTTGAGGGCATGGCCGGCATGACGGCCGAAGAGGCCAAGCGCATGCTGCTCGAGTCCATGGAGGAGGAGGCGAAGCTCGATGCCGCCAAGATGCTAAAACGCATCGAGGAGGAGACCCGCGCCGAGGCCGACCGCAGGGCCAAGGACATCATAAGCCTCGCCATCCAGCGCTACGCGGGCGACTACGTCTCCGAGCGCACCGTCTCGGTCCTTGCCCTTCCGAGCGACGAGATGAAGGGCAGGATCATAGGACGCGAGGGCCGGAACATCAGGGCCATCGAGGCCGCAACGGGCATAGACATCATCATCGACGACACCCCGGAGGCCGTCATCCTCTCGGGCCACAACCCCGTGCGCCGCGAGATCGCGCGGCTCGCCATCGAGCGCCTCGTCACCGACGGCAGGATTCACCCGGCCCGCATCGAGGAGATCGTCGGCAAGGTCGAAAAGGAGATCAACCAGGCCATAATGGAGGCCGGCGAGCGCGCCGTCTTCGACGCCGGGCTCCACGGCATACACCCGGAGATCCAGAAGCTCATCGGCCGGCTCAAGTTCAGGACCAGCTACGCCCAGAACGTCTACGCCCACTCCCTGGAAGTCGCCTTCATATGCGGCGTCATGGCCGCCGAGCTGGGCCTCTCGGTCAAGCAGGCCCGCAGGGCCGGCCTGCTTCATGACATAGGCAAGGCCGTCGATCACGAGGTCGAGGGCCCACACGCCGCCATAGGGGCCGATATAGCCAGAAAGTACAACGAGAGCCCCAGGATCGTCGCCGCCATCGCCTCCCATCACGACGACGAGCCGGGCTCGGTGCTCGGCGTGCTCGTCCAGGCGGCCGACACCCTCTCGGCCGCCCGTCCCGGGGCGCGCCGCGAGATGATAGAGACCTACGTGAAGCGTCTTGAAGACCTGGAGAAGATAGCAAAGAGCTTCAAGGGGGTCGAAAAGAGCTACGCCCTCCAGGCGGGCCGCGAGCTGAGGGTCATCGTCGAGAACAAGGCCACGACCGATGAGGGCGCCGTCGTGCTCTCGAAGGACATAGCCAAGAAGATAGAGAAGGAGCTGAGCTACCCCGGCCAGATCAAGGTCACCGTCATAAGGGAGACGAGGGCCGTGAACTACGCCAGGTAAGGGAAAGTCCGATTTGCTTCGCCGGGGGGAACCGCGGGCCCGTGGCCCTTCTTCGGAAGTCTCCCCCGGTTAAAGGGGGCCGGGGCGACGATGGCCGACAAGGTGGGCATACTCTTTTTGGGAGACGTGATAGGGCGTCCCGGCAGAAAGGCCCTCAGGAGCGTTCTGCCGGCGCTGCTTGACCGTTACGACCCCGACGTGCTCGTGGCCAACGGCGAGAACGCCGCCGGAGGCTTCGGCATCACCCCTCAGGTGGCCGAAGAGCTCTTCGGTCTCGGCGTCCACGTCATCACCTCGGGAAACCACATCTGGGACAAGCGCGAGGTGCTCGACTACATCGACGGGTGCGAGCGGCTCATCAGGCCGGCCAACTACCCCGAGGGGACGCCGGGCAGGGGCTCCGCGCTCTACCGCTGCCGCACCGGCGCCCTCGTCGCCGTCGCCAATCTTGCAGGCACGGTCTTCATGGACCCCCTCGAGTGTCCCTTCCGGGTGGGCAAGGCGCTGGTGGAGAGGCTCAGGCGCGCCACACCGGTGGTGGTGGTGGACTGCCACTGCGAGACCACATCCGAGAAGGGGGCGCTGGGATGGCATCTCGACGGGCTTGCAAGCGCCGTCGTGGGCACCCATACCCATGTGCAGACCTCGGACGAGCGCATCCTGCCGGGCGGGACGGCCTACATAACCGACGCCGGCATGACGGGCTCCATGGACTCGGTCATAGGCGTAAAGAAAGAGGCGGCCCTTGCGAGGTTCCTCACCAGGATGCCCTCGAGGTTCGACCCCGCCACAAAAGACCTCGAGGTCCAGGGCCTGTGGATGGAGATCGACGGCGGCAGCGGCCGGGCCCTCTCGGTGGAGAGGGTGAAGGAGAAGGCATGAGCCGCCGGAGAGTCCCCCCCCGGTTCCTCGCCCCATCGTATGTTATTCGGATCTTCGGCTGTACCGGGGAGTTCGGCCCGCGCCAGGCGGGATTTTTACGCCTTTGCGGCCCGAACTCCCCGGCACAGCCCCCCGAGGCAGCCGGCGTGGGCAGGACACCCCCTTCAAAGACTTTCAATACGAGTTGGTTTCCCCCTGTCTTGCGGAGCAAGACAGGGGGAAACCAACTCGCGTTAAAAGTTTTTGGAGGGAGTCTGAGGGAACCGGGGGTCTGTGACCCTTTTACAAAAAGGTTCCCTCAGTGCAATAAATCAGAGTTTCCTTAGCGTCAAAAGACTTTTAACGCTGCGCCGTTTGTGCGATAATCGTGCGCCGATATCACTTTTCGAGGTGGGCGGGAGATGACTGGCGAGGTGAGGAGGCAGCTTGAGCTCATTAAGCGGGGCGCCGAGGGGGTGGTGAGCGATCAAGAGCTCGCCGCAAGGATCGAGGAGTCGGTGAATACGGGCAGACCCCTTC
Proteins encoded:
- a CDS encoding cell division protein ZapA yields the protein MEGVVEVKILGQTLIVKSDGDETYVRAVEEHLREQIEEVKRYTKAVSTLDVVLLTALNITGELVKTKKQLDSLLARSEELTRQIEQRR
- a CDS encoding 5-formyltetrahydrofolate cyclo-ligase — protein: MRSRACRFPHCRSLAVHRPSLPESRSIHGRTEVSTTMAAAAAKKRLRSEMLARRHALAPRSVSSLGEAVRLRLASTPEYAAARTVALYWAVDNEVPTAAIVADALAAGKSVCLPRVNGRSLSFHRVLDTATLRPGSYGVPEPPDDGQPLRACDFDLVVVPGVAFDMRGARLGYGMGYYDRWLAGVSAPVAALAYDFQVVEEMETDGHDVPVTVIVTDRRVLRPRPRDRGHHI
- a CDS encoding J domain-containing protein; translated protein: MVQGKDYYKILGVSKDASDETIKKAYRRLARKYHPDLHPGDKEMERKFKEINEAYGVLGNPDRRKEYDLSGKVSFEGMGPAYSGFDFKDFGFNFGGFEDIFSEVFGARARRKGPVRGKDVEHALHIDFVDACLGTEVEVVTPKSGFLRGGEKVKVKIPPGVRSGTRVRVAGRGEPGVMGGQPGDLYLRIFVNPHPYFRRVDNDIYLDVPITIGEAITGREIRVPTLDGMATVKIPPGTQGGQKLRLKGKGVPTPGGRRGDQYLIIKVAIPKNIDAKSRRLIEEFESINSYDPRRGLW
- a CDS encoding universal stress protein; the encoded protein is MWRAPPPEATCPRAGGFGRGGPSARRCGGPGGRAPRLRRNIPSPGGPWGERGPSARRCGGKSYGGLLLIKNILVALDGSDHSTAAADWALWLARRLGADLSALHVVDIVALEGPFFHDLSGSLGFEPFLNFSSSMKEIMESNGREILASFKESCGEAGVEAHDHMAYGVVTTEICERATVADLVILGRRGVNARFEYGMLGSVTEGVIRKSPKPVLVVPEKFKPPCRPLLAYDGGHSASKTMHSAAEFAKALDLALTVVAVGGEEAESLLRDAEHYLASYEVEADFVKLEGDPPTAIAEYARGEGKDLLFMGASHHARLVEMVLGSTTEYVMRAVERAFFIER
- a CDS encoding ATP-dependent Clp protease ATP-binding subunit, producing MTELEALKEKLGPRAQAVLDRAIEESKNRNHFYLGVEHIFLAFARVEETFFSEVMEDLNLDAYHVLNFLNEHLNVSRQYIGVGLKVPPATKNIFKLAWEEAQRWGRDELDPTDLLMAIFQENQSLPARIFRSFGLDPDYVMRKIALRVRSKEEMEEEIKKKYELPPNLKHFAVNLNKLARFDKIPPIIGRDAELEQLIEVLCHIDRSNSVMVVGEPGVGKTAVVEGLARLIELNPSRVPRRLRDKHIVNLQMNSVVAGTIFRGMFEDRVEKIIKELKERKNIILFVDEAHTLIGAGSAMGVPSDAANIFKSTLTRGEVQIIGATTLAEYKEFIAEDEALARRFRTVQIEEPSIDDTRSILMGIKGRLERNYSVTILDETIETALEMSSRYMRSLRLPDKVIGWLNTACVKVEINRPDEPVRPDDVIEVISQETKIPRDMIFRDTTARFRDMEKALSRRLVGQREAIDSLARRLRLNKGPLKENFSRPDGVLLFLGPTGVGKTELARALAEFLFGDEKKMIRIDMSEYKDSAVSVDKLIGMPRGIVGSERGGILTNQVRENPYSVVLLDEVEKAHPFVLNLFLQVFDEGWLTDGRGKRVYFSDTVIIMTSNLGADEFKRFVKPLGFMGEDSSVDNLKKSIMKEVENAFTPEFLNRIDDIIIFSPLTRKEVSRVTHMYLDKIKEHMARHGKHLVVTEAAVDRLVETGYSAKYGARFLKRNIDDKVKIPLTLKWKEGDVFRVDASSGDDVVTVEVEELPEPVLV
- the dnaK gene encoding molecular chaperone DnaK; protein product: MGKIIGIDLGTTNSVVAVMEAGEPKVIVNEEGHRITPSVVAFTKDKEILVGQVAKRQAVTNPENTIFSIKRFMGRTYDEVTEEMKMVPYKVRKDAQGRAVVHSDNMGRDYLPPEISAMILQKLKRSAEAYLGESVTEAVITVPAYFNDSQRQATKDAGKIAGLEVKRIINEPTASSLAYGLDKKKDEIIAVYDFGGGTFDISILEVGEGVFEVKSTNGDTHLGGDNFDQRIIDWLVSEFKKDQGIDLSKDRMALQRLKEAAEKAKIELSSVAETEINLPFITADSTGPKHLVIRLSRSKLEQLVNDLVERSRKPCELALSDAGLKASDIDEVVLVGGMTRMPLIQQMVKEFFGREPHKGVNPDEVVAVGAAIQGGVLAGDVRDVVLLDVTPLSLGVETLGGVMTTLIPRNTTIPTKKKETFTTAADNQSQVEIHVLQGERPMARDNRTLGRFHLMGIPPAPRGVPQIEVTFDIDANGILNVSARDTATGKEQKITITASSGLDKEEVEKMIKDAEGHAEEDRKRKELIEQRNQLDSLIYSTEKLLKENREKLPEAERTEMEEAVNSAKSTLEKEDMDEIKAAVEKLNSVSHKVAELLYKQAAGTPGAGAQAEQPREEEKPADVVDAEVVDDDKKESA